A single region of the Epinephelus moara isolate mb chromosome 12, YSFRI_EMoa_1.0, whole genome shotgun sequence genome encodes:
- the pnocb gene encoding prepronociceptin b, with protein sequence MKIPLWYLVVLLACLFTPGRSDCQGECVACGLLLQQQQLQQAFNTMVCLLECEGHVSSSLTWEVCKRTVKLSHHPALSEGGALFKRTGEGLELTPLDLNSDSQLLQSAAAERFEEGEQDEIPFEERSVQYDSSLLESTEEGEGLQDLDLSLADEERKPREERNVESDSQLEGDEDSDSKAVTLSKRFGGFQRGRHGYRKLIGSPMRPLQKRYGGFIGVRKSARKWNSQKRVNQLLRQYLGMRSSRSGRFNTVPVTRVWRQNKL encoded by the exons ATGAAGATCCCTCTGTGGTACCTGGTGGTGCTGCTGGCATGTCTCTTCACCCCTGGACGCAGTGACTGCCAGGGGGAGTGTGTGGCCTGCGGTctgctcctgcagcagcagcagctgcagcaagcCTTCAACACCATG gtgtgtttgttgGAGTGTGAGGGTCACGTCTCCTCTTCACTCACATGGGAGGTGTGTAAACGTACCGTCAAGCTGTCGCACCATCCTGCACTTTCTGAGGGAGGCGCTCTGTTCAAGAGAACAGGAGAGGGGCTTGAGCTGACCCCTCTTGACCTGAACTCTGACAGTCAACTGCTGCAGTCTGCAGCCGCTGAGCGCTTCGAGGAGGGGGAGCAGGACGAGATACCCTTCGAGGAGCGCAGTGTCCAGTATGACTCATCACTGCTGGAATCCACTGAGGAGGGGGAGGGCCTGCAAGATCTGGATCTCAGTCTGGCTGACGAAGAGAGGAAgccgagagaggagaggaatgtGGAGAGTGACAGCCAGTTAGAAGGGGACGAGGACAGCGACTCAAAGGCCGTCACCTTATCCAAACGCTTTGGTGGCTTTCAGAGGGGGCGCCACGGATACAGAAAGCTGATTGGCTCACCCATGAGGCCCCTACAAAAGCGCTACGGCGGGTTCATAGGTGTCCGGAAATCTGCCCGCAAATGGAACAGTCAGAAAAGGGTGAACCAGCTGTTGAGGCAGTACCTGGGCATGAGGAGCAGCCGCAGCGGCAGGTTCAACACCGTCCCTGTAACTCGGGTTTGGAGGCAAAACAAACTGTAA